Proteins encoded in a region of the Isosphaeraceae bacterium EP7 genome:
- a CDS encoding sugar phosphate isomerase/epimerase family protein gives MQPANRRTFLARSAMAAAAVVTSPLALPRTARAIDAIGRTRPSHMKLSIAAYSFRDALTGKGPKIDLFDFVNLAADMQLDAVELTSYYFPPDVTTEYLHRLKQHAFNLGLDVSGTSVGNNFCLPEGPEREAQLTLVRTWVDHAAELDAPTIRIFAGTVPKGDSEEAAVERAIAGIKASLPYAQEKGVTLALENHGGITATPKQLLKLVKAIDAPNFGVNLDTGNFHGEDPYAELAELAPYAVNVQVKTEISIKGAKKQEADLSKFIDLLKQARYSGYVVLEYEAPEDPFKAIPGHIKALRALIS, from the coding sequence ATGCAACCCGCCAACCGCCGCACGTTCCTGGCCCGGTCCGCGATGGCCGCCGCGGCCGTCGTCACCTCCCCCCTGGCCTTGCCGCGCACGGCACGAGCGATCGACGCGATCGGCCGGACGAGGCCCAGCCACATGAAGTTGAGCATCGCGGCCTACTCGTTCCGCGACGCCCTGACGGGCAAGGGGCCGAAGATCGACCTGTTCGACTTCGTGAACCTGGCCGCCGACATGCAGCTGGACGCCGTGGAGCTGACCTCCTACTACTTCCCGCCCGACGTCACAACTGAGTATCTGCACCGCCTGAAGCAGCACGCCTTCAACCTGGGCCTGGACGTCTCCGGCACCTCCGTGGGCAATAATTTCTGCCTACCCGAAGGCCCCGAGCGCGAGGCGCAGCTGACGCTGGTCCGAACCTGGGTCGACCACGCCGCCGAGCTTGACGCCCCGACGATCCGGATCTTCGCCGGCACGGTTCCCAAAGGGGACAGCGAGGAGGCCGCCGTCGAGCGGGCCATCGCCGGCATCAAGGCGAGCCTCCCCTACGCCCAGGAGAAGGGCGTGACGCTCGCCCTGGAGAACCACGGCGGCATCACGGCCACCCCCAAGCAACTGCTCAAGTTGGTCAAGGCGATCGATGCCCCCAACTTCGGCGTGAACCTGGACACCGGCAACTTCCACGGCGAAGACCCCTACGCCGAGCTGGCCGAGCTGGCACCGTACGCCGTGAACGTCCAGGTGAAGACCGAGATCAGCATCAAGGGGGCGAAGAAGCAGGAGGCCGACCTGTCCAAGTTCATCGACCTCTTGAAGCAGGCCCGCTACTCGGGCTACGTCGTCCTGGAGTACGAGGCGCCCGAAGACCCGTTCAAGGCAATCCC
- a CDS encoding thermonuclease family protein: MIGPRHPVTGLATLMLGCLAALAPASADEVAPELVAVNSVKTVSLRLDGKVQTVDLVGVDAFSTKGSEGREVLKAQLKDKAVRFVPVAVPDGVKARNKVGLLYAGDEAKPVNQVLVEKGYARVSKSVPFAELAAFEAGEAEAKRAQRGEWSAEADVSDQDQTVAADSASEAGFGQAVVSERGPGGKASRAGAGHRNRSRAQAADAVANVRSMQGGNRGIQANMFGANNGFGGINNFGVNNGFGGFGANNGFGFNNGFVGNNGFGFNNGFGNGFGGVGLNNGFGGFGVNSGFVEINGFGGNNGFGGNNGFGNGFAGNSGGFNRGGFGPTIGGNPGGNQGGGVVPFPTITQGQWYITPNANTPGIPYIPNHLPRGPSPSIPSIPSHLPR, translated from the coding sequence GTGATCGGTCCCCGCCACCCCGTGACAGGTCTTGCCACGCTGATGCTCGGCTGCCTGGCAGCCCTGGCCCCCGCATCCGCGGACGAGGTCGCTCCCGAGTTGGTGGCGGTCAACTCGGTGAAGACCGTGAGCTTGCGCCTCGATGGCAAGGTGCAGACGGTCGACCTGGTCGGGGTCGACGCGTTCTCCACCAAAGGGAGCGAAGGCCGCGAGGTCCTGAAAGCGCAGCTCAAGGACAAAGCGGTCCGATTCGTCCCCGTCGCGGTCCCCGATGGGGTCAAGGCCCGAAACAAAGTCGGCCTTCTCTATGCGGGCGATGAGGCCAAGCCGGTCAATCAGGTACTCGTCGAGAAGGGCTATGCCCGCGTCTCCAAGTCGGTCCCCTTTGCCGAACTGGCCGCGTTCGAGGCCGGCGAGGCCGAGGCGAAACGAGCCCAGCGCGGCGAGTGGTCGGCCGAGGCGGACGTTTCCGATCAGGATCAAACCGTCGCGGCCGACTCGGCGAGCGAGGCCGGCTTCGGCCAGGCCGTCGTCTCGGAACGAGGCCCGGGGGGCAAGGCCTCGCGCGCCGGGGCCGGACACCGCAACCGCAGCCGGGCCCAGGCCGCCGACGCCGTGGCGAACGTCCGTTCCATGCAGGGCGGGAACCGCGGGATTCAGGCCAACATGTTCGGCGCGAATAATGGGTTTGGCGGGATCAACAACTTCGGGGTGAACAACGGATTTGGCGGCTTCGGGGCGAATAATGGCTTCGGCTTCAACAACGGTTTCGTCGGGAACAACGGATTCGGGTTCAACAATGGGTTCGGCAATGGATTCGGCGGGGTCGGCCTGAATAACGGATTCGGCGGCTTCGGGGTGAATAGCGGCTTCGTGGAAATCAACGGATTCGGCGGGAACAACGGATTCGGCGGGAACAACGGATTCGGCAATGGCTTCGCGGGCAATTCCGGCGGCTTCAATCGCGGCGGCTTTGGCCCGACGATCGGGGGCAATCCCGGCGGCAACCAGGGGGGCGGGGTCGTGCCGTTCCCGACGATCACCCAGGGGCAGTGGTACATCACCCCGAACGCCAACACGCCGGGCATCCCCTACATCCCCAACCACCTGCCGCGTGGGCCCTCGCCCTCAATCCCTTCCATCCCGTCACACCTGCCGCGCTGA
- a CDS encoding sigma-70 family RNA polymerase sigma factor codes for MDDRFAGTTLHDLGTLFRFGTAAGLTDGQLLDRFTAGGDDAEAAFEGIVHRHGPMVLGVCRRTLGRVHSAEDAFQATFLVLAIRARSIRRRESLAPWLHGVASRLSRRTRAMAGRRTDVSCPLPEPISAETTGDLGDLRPVLDEELSRLPEKYRRPIVLCYLEGMTQEQAAGALGWTKGTVSGRLARAKDLLRGRLARRGLAPAVGWMASGSSPGIEAAAITMPATLVNATTRAAIAVGLGLAESTATSGSALTLARGAMRSMLVGRLKVAAVVLMTGTLGGALAIGYAGAEGRIRPETEAPPAVKPVEVALKSADPSLPPGARVRMGSTSLRHEGHVVRSAFSPDGKTLASAAWDGAIRFWDLKTGEPAPGLDPVFGREATYSLAYSPDGKLLALGRTDGTVQLRDLVARRERSRSKLHKGRVTGMAFAPDGLTFASSSDEETLVRVWDSATGQIRGTLDFVEASVSPGSLAFSPDGKRLALGINSKQGLPSTIRIWDLDLGGKPVVIRNAHGSNLVDLAFSKDSKSLISSGCERAPNDKDELGRNQREMNLVAHLARWDVRDGRRLWEMEPPGAGLLGGFALAQDGTTLVSAHQDRLLVWDLATGLVSRTIPIDPADFGSQADTVAISPDGRAIAMLRGDNRIHLLDFATGKPLLVRPESHDGPIYSAAFTPDSRTVATSGDDGKVRIWDAASGAFRRVIVPATVGRGNDVCASPDGRFLAVASEFHRAPGFGGFARIFDLSDGRLIHSLEFDNRATLVAYSADGRRMAVSTWNAEAETGVFGDERDGLPDNSIHLIEIGEVAKVSPIKLQGHKGKILTLAFAADGRSLVTVSQDRTFRFWDAETGKETRQIAFQQEPEPNNGPDQPPRQITSASLAPDLKWAVTGIFADDRVFVWDLTSGELLRTVRAEKHRSWAVAISPDGKRFSTVSDTAAGPNAGDVRIQIWDMASGRELLSLATGGRHVISQAFSPDGRSLVTGMADTTAIVWNLDEAKGPQP; via the coding sequence ATGGACGACAGATTCGCCGGGACCACCCTTCACGACCTGGGCACACTCTTCCGGTTCGGCACCGCCGCCGGCCTGACGGACGGGCAGCTCCTGGACCGCTTCACGGCTGGGGGAGACGATGCCGAGGCCGCCTTCGAAGGCATCGTCCACAGACACGGCCCGATGGTCCTGGGCGTCTGCCGCCGGACCCTGGGGCGGGTGCACTCGGCCGAGGATGCGTTCCAGGCGACGTTCCTGGTCCTGGCGATCCGTGCCCGTTCGATCAGGCGGCGAGAATCCCTGGCCCCCTGGCTCCACGGAGTCGCGTCACGCCTGTCACGCAGGACCAGGGCGATGGCTGGGCGAAGGACGGACGTTTCCTGCCCATTACCGGAGCCAATCTCGGCCGAGACGACCGGCGACCTGGGCGACCTCCGGCCGGTGCTCGACGAGGAGTTGAGCCGGCTCCCCGAGAAGTACCGCCGCCCGATCGTCCTCTGCTACCTGGAGGGGATGACCCAGGAGCAGGCGGCCGGCGCCCTGGGCTGGACCAAGGGCACCGTCTCCGGAAGGCTGGCCCGCGCCAAGGACTTGCTCCGAGGGCGACTCGCCCGCCGTGGGCTGGCCCCTGCGGTTGGCTGGATGGCGTCCGGCAGCAGCCCCGGTATCGAGGCCGCCGCGATCACCATGCCCGCGACCCTGGTCAACGCGACGACTCGGGCCGCCATCGCGGTCGGACTCGGGCTGGCGGAGTCGACAGCCACCTCGGGATCGGCCCTGACGCTGGCCCGCGGGGCGATGCGATCGATGCTCGTCGGCCGGCTCAAAGTGGCGGCCGTCGTGCTGATGACGGGAACCCTGGGGGGAGCCCTGGCGATCGGTTACGCCGGGGCAGAGGGGCGAATTCGGCCCGAGACCGAGGCCCCGCCTGCTGTGAAGCCCGTCGAGGTCGCCCTCAAGTCGGCCGACCCTTCGCTTCCGCCGGGCGCACGTGTGCGGATGGGCTCCACGTCGCTGAGGCACGAGGGCCACGTGGTACGCTCGGCCTTCTCCCCCGACGGCAAGACCCTGGCCTCGGCCGCCTGGGACGGGGCGATCCGGTTCTGGGACCTCAAGACCGGCGAGCCCGCCCCCGGCCTCGATCCGGTCTTTGGGCGGGAGGCGACCTATTCGCTCGCCTACTCGCCCGACGGCAAGCTCCTGGCGCTGGGCCGGACCGACGGCACGGTCCAGCTCCGGGATCTCGTCGCGCGGCGTGAGCGGTCCAGATCCAAGCTGCACAAGGGGCGAGTCACGGGCATGGCCTTCGCCCCCGACGGACTGACCTTCGCCTCTTCGAGCGACGAGGAGACGCTCGTGCGGGTCTGGGACTCCGCGACCGGGCAGATTCGTGGCACCCTGGATTTCGTCGAGGCGAGCGTCTCTCCCGGTTCCCTTGCGTTCTCGCCCGACGGCAAAAGGCTGGCTCTAGGGATAAACTCGAAGCAAGGGCTTCCTAGCACGATCCGGATCTGGGATCTCGACCTCGGCGGCAAACCGGTCGTCATCCGCAACGCGCACGGATCCAACCTGGTCGACCTCGCCTTCTCCAAGGATAGCAAGTCGTTGATCTCCAGCGGGTGCGAGCGTGCGCCCAATGACAAGGACGAACTCGGCCGCAATCAAAGGGAAATGAACCTCGTGGCGCACCTCGCCCGCTGGGATGTACGCGACGGCCGGAGGCTCTGGGAGATGGAGCCGCCGGGCGCCGGCCTCCTTGGCGGGTTCGCACTCGCGCAGGACGGCACGACCCTGGTCTCGGCCCATCAGGATCGGCTCCTGGTCTGGGATCTCGCCACGGGTCTCGTCTCCCGGACGATCCCGATCGACCCGGCCGATTTCGGCAGCCAGGCCGACACGGTCGCCATCTCGCCCGACGGCCGGGCGATTGCAATGCTCCGCGGCGACAACCGGATCCATCTCCTCGATTTCGCCACGGGCAAGCCGCTGCTGGTCCGGCCCGAGTCCCACGACGGGCCCATCTATTCCGCCGCGTTCACCCCCGACAGCCGCACCGTCGCGACCTCGGGCGACGACGGCAAGGTCCGGATCTGGGACGCAGCCAGCGGTGCGTTTCGCCGCGTGATCGTCCCTGCCACTGTCGGCCGTGGCAACGACGTGTGCGCCTCGCCGGACGGGCGATTCCTGGCGGTTGCCAGCGAGTTTCACCGCGCCCCGGGGTTCGGCGGCTTCGCACGCATTTTCGACCTGTCCGACGGCCGGTTGATTCACAGCTTGGAATTCGACAATCGCGCCACCCTCGTCGCCTATTCCGCCGACGGCCGGCGGATGGCCGTCTCGACCTGGAACGCCGAGGCAGAAACCGGCGTCTTTGGCGACGAACGTGACGGGTTACCCGACAACTCAATCCACCTCATCGAAATCGGCGAGGTGGCGAAGGTGAGCCCGATCAAGCTGCAAGGCCACAAGGGCAAGATCCTCACCCTGGCCTTCGCCGCCGACGGCCGATCGCTCGTCACGGTGAGTCAGGACCGGACGTTCCGGTTCTGGGACGCCGAAACCGGCAAGGAGACGCGGCAGATCGCCTTCCAGCAGGAGCCGGAACCGAACAATGGGCCCGATCAACCCCCCCGCCAGATCACGTCCGCGTCGCTCGCACCCGACCTGAAATGGGCCGTGACCGGCATATTCGCGGACGATCGGGTCTTCGTCTGGGACCTGACGTCCGGTGAACTCCTCCGCACGGTCCGGGCCGAGAAACATCGCTCCTGGGCCGTCGCCATCTCCCCCGACGGCAAGCGTTTCAGCACCGTCTCGGACACCGCGGCCGGCCCGAACGCCGGCGACGTCCGCATCCAGATCTGGGACATGGCCAGCGGCCGCGAGTTGCTGAGCCTGGCAACCGGCGGCAGGCACGTCATCTCGCAGGCCTTCTCGCCCGACGGCCGGTCGCTCGTCACCGGCATGGCGGACACGACGGCGATCGTCTGGAATCTCGACGAGGCTAAGGGCCCTCAGCCATGA
- a CDS encoding S8 family peptidase, which produces MYHADAADEQKVKGSAVAFSQNNEVLILYKEGEAEAAKTSATEAGFVVVEDYKPGRFLRCTPPRPAPAPGGRSFAARLNSIATSEAVRVVEPNFVVSIPRPPVEPAGGVAVASAKRRQGRARTTSTAPDDPKLSELWGMTNINAPTAWGKVNESPAVVVAVIDTGVDYTHEDLAKNMWKNPGEIPGNDLDDDGNGIKDDVHGAKFANNVASGDPKDDNRHGTHCAGTIGAEGNNHLGVIGVTWKVQIMALKFLDADGSGTTNDAIRCIDYAIAQKNKGVNVRVLSNSWGGGGESQALAEAITRSEQAGMLFVAAAGNEGKNNDITPNFPSNYPNPNVFAVAAIDISEQLPNFSCFGATMVDIGAPGVGILSSIPGNGYEKLTGTSMATPHVAGAAALALAHADHQSKSGLEIKALLMQKARPIGSLSGKCVTGATLDIAFLGSTNGGTPPVPIPFPEAIAFLGELSGQGGAFALNGSTGEARYTLGGTLFSSNLEAKAIETTPDGFEGWVYREDFPTQPFDFLFTRGTIGNAPYHRVYLRPAEETGAQFSFYLDVSQSSVFSTSASASGTRRYDVIKERVESLKRQAQPQNNASSSRGR; this is translated from the coding sequence ATGTACCATGCCGACGCGGCCGACGAGCAGAAGGTAAAAGGCTCGGCCGTCGCGTTCAGCCAGAACAACGAAGTCTTGATCCTGTACAAGGAAGGGGAGGCCGAAGCGGCCAAGACGAGCGCCACGGAAGCCGGCTTCGTCGTCGTTGAAGATTACAAGCCCGGCCGCTTCCTTCGATGCACGCCGCCCAGGCCAGCCCCGGCACCCGGCGGACGGTCCTTCGCCGCCCGCTTGAACAGCATCGCCACCTCCGAGGCGGTCCGGGTCGTCGAGCCCAACTTCGTCGTGAGCATCCCCCGCCCGCCCGTTGAGCCGGCAGGCGGGGTGGCGGTCGCGTCCGCCAAACGTCGTCAGGGAAGGGCCCGGACCACGTCCACGGCCCCCGACGACCCGAAGTTGAGCGAACTCTGGGGCATGACGAACATCAACGCCCCGACCGCGTGGGGCAAGGTCAACGAGTCACCGGCGGTGGTCGTCGCAGTGATCGACACGGGCGTCGATTACACGCATGAAGACCTCGCGAAAAACATGTGGAAGAACCCCGGTGAAATCCCCGGGAACGATCTTGATGACGACGGCAATGGCATCAAGGACGACGTCCACGGCGCCAAGTTTGCCAACAACGTCGCGTCCGGCGACCCCAAGGACGACAATAGGCACGGCACCCACTGCGCGGGGACGATTGGGGCCGAAGGCAACAACCACCTGGGGGTTATCGGGGTCACCTGGAAGGTCCAGATCATGGCCCTGAAGTTCCTGGACGCCGACGGCTCCGGCACGACCAATGACGCGATCCGTTGCATCGACTACGCGATCGCGCAGAAGAACAAGGGCGTGAACGTGCGGGTCCTGAGCAATAGCTGGGGCGGCGGCGGCGAGTCGCAGGCCCTGGCCGAGGCGATCACCCGCTCCGAACAGGCGGGCATGTTGTTCGTTGCGGCAGCTGGGAATGAAGGCAAGAACAACGACATTACGCCGAACTTCCCATCGAACTATCCAAATCCGAACGTCTTCGCGGTGGCGGCGATCGATATTTCGGAGCAGTTGCCGAACTTCAGCTGCTTCGGGGCAACGATGGTTGACATCGGTGCGCCCGGCGTGGGCATCCTCAGCTCGATCCCAGGCAACGGGTACGAGAAGCTCACCGGCACCTCGATGGCCACGCCGCACGTCGCCGGGGCCGCGGCCCTGGCGCTGGCCCACGCCGACCACCAGAGCAAGTCGGGGCTCGAGATCAAGGCGCTCTTGATGCAGAAGGCCCGGCCGATCGGATCACTCTCGGGCAAGTGCGTCACGGGCGCCACGCTCGACATCGCGTTCCTCGGCTCGACCAACGGCGGCACGCCACCCGTCCCCATCCCCTTCCCCGAGGCGATCGCCTTCCTCGGTGAACTCTCCGGGCAGGGGGGGGCGTTCGCGCTGAACGGGTCGACCGGCGAGGCCAGGTACACCCTCGGCGGCACCCTCTTCAGCAGCAACCTCGAAGCCAAGGCCATCGAGACGACCCCCGACGGCTTCGAGGGATGGGTCTATCGGGAAGACTTCCCGACCCAGCCCTTCGACTTCCTGTTCACCCGCGGGACGATCGGCAACGCCCCCTACCACCGGGTCTACCTCCGCCCAGCCGAGGAAACGGGGGCCCAGTTCTCGTTTTATCTCGACGTCTCGCAGTCCTCGGTCTTCTCGACCTCGGCCTCCGCGAGCGGCACCCGCCGGTACGATGTCATCAAGGAAAGGGTGGAGTCCCTGAAGCGTCAGGCCCAGCCGCAGAATAACGCTTCCAGCAGCCGGGGTCGTTGA